One window from the genome of Paraclostridium sordellii encodes:
- a CDS encoding TVP38/TMEM64 family protein has protein sequence MEQIIYSLQEYKFLVAIVGFVIIIIETFIPALPLVAIVGANAFVLGIWVGFFISWVGSSIGSIALFFLCNKFAESTFIRKISNRYKNIEKFNKWVNKQGFTMIFITYLCPFIPDFLVTITSGISKMKYTNFIPGMVLGKFIMFLVISYIGNDFKDFIKDPVKLASLIVFIIIFWILGNKINKKINA, from the coding sequence ATGGAACAAATAATATATAGTTTACAAGAATATAAATTTTTAGTTGCTATAGTTGGGTTTGTTATAATAATAATTGAAACTTTTATTCCAGCACTGCCTCTTGTTGCTATTGTTGGAGCCAATGCATTTGTACTAGGTATATGGGTTGGATTTTTTATATCATGGGTAGGATCATCTATAGGATCTATTGCTTTATTTTTCCTTTGTAATAAATTTGCAGAGTCTACTTTTATAAGAAAGATTTCCAACAGGTATAAAAATATAGAAAAATTTAATAAATGGGTAAACAAACAAGGATTTACAATGATTTTTATTACTTACTTGTGCCCATTTATACCCGATTTTTTAGTCACTATAACTTCGGGTATTTCAAAAATGAAATATACTAATTTTATACCGGGGATGGTTCTTGGGAAATTTATAATGTTTTTAGTTATAAGCTATATAGGAAATGATTTTAAAGACTTTATAAAAGATCCTGTAAAGCTAGCATCTTTAATAGTATTTATAATTATATTTTGGATATTAGGTAATAAAATAAATAAGAAAATTAATGCCTAA
- a CDS encoding MATE family efflux transporter codes for MQNEQILGTQSIPKLLLKYSVPAIIGMMVNALYNVVDRIFIGNIPGAGPLAITGVGICLPIMTIILAFSMLVGIGATTNISIKLGQGKRDEAEKIIGNSITLAIVIGFIITILGILFCEPILRVFGASDSTLPYAKDFIYIILGGTIFSMLGYTLNTTIRGDGNPKLSAIIMIVGCLTNIILDAVLIFVFHLGIKGAAIATVIAQLVTAVWGLSYYVKGKSNLKFKKSSLRLDKNLVKPVFAIGSAPFAMQLATSLVQVISNNALKTYGGDLAIGAMATVSSIALMISMPIFGLNQGAQPIIGFNFGAAKYDRANKAFKLSAIVAVIIMTTGWLLIQTVPQLIVGMFNRDPKLMEMSVTGARIYLLMLPIIGISITGSNYIQSIGKAKTAIILSLLRQVIILIPMILILPKFLGLDGVWYAQPVSDFLATVITIIILYREFKSQQKVNREEQEVIA; via the coding sequence ATGCAAAATGAACAAATTTTAGGAACACAATCTATACCTAAATTACTACTAAAATATTCAGTGCCGGCTATTATAGGAATGATGGTTAATGCACTTTACAATGTTGTAGATAGAATTTTTATAGGAAACATACCTGGAGCAGGACCTCTTGCTATAACAGGAGTTGGTATATGTCTACCAATTATGACTATAATACTAGCATTTTCCATGCTTGTAGGAATAGGAGCTACTACCAATATATCTATAAAATTGGGTCAAGGAAAAAGAGATGAAGCTGAAAAAATTATAGGAAATAGTATAACATTAGCTATAGTAATAGGATTTATAATAACTATTTTAGGAATTTTATTTTGTGAGCCAATACTTAGAGTATTTGGAGCTAGTGACTCCACATTACCATATGCAAAAGATTTTATATATATAATCTTAGGTGGAACAATATTTAGTATGTTAGGATATACTCTTAATACTACTATTAGAGGAGATGGAAATCCAAAATTATCCGCTATTATAATGATTGTTGGGTGTTTAACAAACATTATATTAGATGCAGTTTTAATTTTTGTATTTCATTTAGGTATAAAAGGTGCAGCTATAGCAACTGTTATAGCTCAGTTAGTAACTGCTGTATGGGGATTATCATATTATGTTAAAGGAAAGTCAAATCTAAAATTTAAAAAATCTAGTTTAAGATTAGATAAAAATTTAGTAAAACCAGTTTTCGCAATAGGATCTGCTCCTTTTGCAATGCAATTAGCAACTAGCTTAGTTCAGGTGATTTCCAACAATGCATTAAAAACTTATGGTGGAGATTTAGCTATAGGAGCTATGGCGACAGTATCATCTATAGCACTTATGATATCAATGCCTATATTTGGGTTAAATCAAGGAGCACAACCAATTATTGGATTTAACTTTGGAGCAGCTAAGTATGATAGAGCTAATAAAGCATTTAAATTATCAGCAATAGTGGCAGTAATTATAATGACAACAGGTTGGTTATTAATACAAACTGTTCCACAACTTATAGTTGGAATGTTTAATAGAGATCCTAAACTTATGGAAATGTCAGTAACTGGAGCTAGAATATACTTATTAATGCTTCCTATAATAGGTATATCTATAACAGGATCAAACTATATTCAATCTATAGGTAAAGCTAAAACTGCTATAATACTTAGTTTACTTAGACAAGTAATAATATTAATACCGATGATATTAATACTACCTAAGTTCTTAGGATTAGACGGAGTTTGGTATGCTCAACCAGTTTCAGATTTCTTAGCAACAGTAATAACTATAATTATATTATATAGAGAATTTAAGAGTCAGCAAAAAGTAAATAGAGAAGAGCAAGAAGTGATTGCATAA
- a CDS encoding pseudouridine synthase — protein MRINKYIASCGVASRRKAEELINAGRVKVNGKIINELSFQVDENNDRVEVDEKLIGLEERLVYIMLNKPEGYVTTVKDQFDRKSVIDLVKDVGERVYPIGRLDYETSGLLLLTNDGDLTYKLTHPKHEVDKTYIATLKGIPTLNEMKNFEKGLYIEDYKTAPAKIKVLKKNEEKNYCVCEIKIHEGRNRQVRKMCRAINHPVMNLRRKAMGKIVLKDVEIGQYRYLTQEEIDYLKTVK, from the coding sequence ATGAGAATTAATAAATATATAGCTTCTTGTGGAGTGGCTTCTAGAAGAAAAGCAGAAGAATTAATAAATGCAGGAAGAGTTAAAGTGAATGGAAAAATAATAAATGAATTATCATTTCAAGTAGATGAAAATAATGATAGAGTAGAAGTAGATGAAAAGCTAATCGGTCTTGAAGAACGATTAGTTTATATAATGTTAAACAAACCTGAAGGATATGTAACTACAGTAAAAGATCAATTTGATAGAAAAAGCGTTATAGATTTGGTGAAAGATGTAGGAGAGAGAGTATATCCTATTGGGAGATTAGATTATGAAACTAGTGGACTATTGCTTTTAACAAATGATGGAGATTTAACATATAAATTAACTCATCCAAAGCATGAAGTTGATAAAACTTATATAGCTACTTTAAAAGGAATTCCTACATTAAATGAAATGAAAAACTTTGAAAAAGGATTATATATAGAAGATTATAAAACAGCTCCTGCTAAGATCAAAGTATTAAAGAAAAATGAAGAAAAAAATTATTGCGTATGTGAAATTAAAATACATGAAGGTAGAAATAGACAGGTAAGAAAAATGTGTAGGGCTATAAACCATCCAGTAATGAACTTAAGGAGAAAAGCTATGGGTAAAATAGTTTTAAAGGATGTAGAAATAGGACAATATAGATATTTAACTCAAGAAGAAATAGATTATTTAAAAACAGTAAAATAG
- a CDS encoding AI-2E family transporter — protein sequence MISRDNIKYCILVVFISLIMFKAINSPYTFILGINSVIKFLSPFLLAILICLLVNPIVTFLEKNLKLPRILSILSSYIMIFFIIGLGLNFLVPAVIDTLNTIIIEIPSSINSINKFIDVYMSRFELLQTLLPHIQKNLDLLLNNLISILSKFSSNIFLYILSVTSLLFNTIMGIILSIYILFDKEKILIKLKNLLYSTFSRKKSKKILEFFFISNRIFYHYIVGKLIDSLIIGILAFIGFEFILNIKSSLFLSFIVFLTNMIPYFGPFIGAIFPIIMTLVYSPIKSLWVALFLLILQQIDGNFIGPKIMGDYVGISPLLIICAVLIGGSLFGLVGVFLSVPIAAIIKIYVDKYIDSNLNIEESE from the coding sequence TTGATTTCTCGAGATAATATCAAATATTGTATACTAGTAGTATTTATATCTTTAATAATGTTTAAAGCTATAAATAGTCCATATACATTTATTTTAGGTATAAATTCTGTAATTAAATTTTTAAGCCCTTTTTTATTAGCAATATTGATATGCCTTTTAGTTAACCCAATAGTTACGTTTTTAGAAAAAAATTTAAAGCTTCCTAGAATTTTAAGTATACTAAGTTCTTATATAATGATATTTTTTATTATTGGATTAGGATTAAATTTTTTAGTCCCAGCCGTAATAGATACTTTAAATACTATAATCATTGAAATTCCAAGCTCTATAAATAGCATTAATAAATTTATAGATGTATATATGTCTAGATTTGAACTATTGCAAACACTACTTCCTCATATACAGAAAAATTTAGATTTATTATTAAATAATCTCATTTCGATATTAAGTAAATTTTCTTCAAATATATTTCTATATATTTTAAGTGTTACATCACTACTATTTAATACCATAATGGGAATTATATTATCCATTTATATATTATTTGATAAAGAAAAAATATTAATAAAGCTAAAAAATTTATTATACTCTACTTTTTCTAGAAAAAAATCAAAAAAAATTCTAGAATTTTTCTTTATTTCTAATAGGATATTTTATCATTATATAGTTGGAAAGTTAATAGATTCTCTTATTATAGGTATTTTAGCTTTTATAGGTTTTGAATTTATACTTAATATAAAAAGCAGTTTATTTTTATCTTTCATAGTATTTTTAACTAATATGATTCCATACTTTGGTCCATTTATAGGTGCTATATTTCCTATAATAATGACATTGGTATACAGTCCTATAAAATCATTATGGGTAGCTTTATTTTTACTCATTTTACAACAAATTGATGGAAACTTTATAGGCCCTAAAATTATGGGAGATTATGTAGGAATAAGTCCACTTCTAATTATATGTGCAGTTTTAATAGGCGGATCTTTGTTTGGATTAGTAGGAGTATTTTTATCAGTTCCTATAGCAGCTATTATCAAAATTTATGTAGATAAGTATATTGATTCAAACCTAAATATAGAAGAATCAGAATAA
- a CDS encoding alanine/glycine:cation symporter family protein, with amino-acid sequence MEVLTKVVDSVNSILWDKNILLVLLVGTGVWYTFQLKFVQIRGFGEGFRRTFGGLFKKGENADKEGMSQFQSLATAIAAQVGTGNLAGAATAIAVGGPGAIFWMWVSAFFGMATIYAEATMAQKYKKIGDDKSVTGGPVYYIEAAFKGKFGKFLAGSFAVFIILALGFMGNAVQSNSIAAAFDTAFGISPLLIGIILAVLSFAVFSGGISRIAKVTETIVPIMALFYIIGSLIVILFNFRNIPLAFQEIFVGAFAPQSIAGGVIGATIQKAMSKGVARGLFSNEAGMGSTPHAHAVAKVDHPSEQGFVAMMGVFIDTFVILNLTALVIITTRSVTPDGSLIGTTLTQAGFSSVFGKFGDIFIAICMFFFAFSTIIGWYFFGEANIKYLFGSKAVKIYGVFVCVCVLLGTLGEVSIVWTMSDMFNGLMVIPNLIGLLALTGIVKSVHNDYIKINGGISSKHKKKKHTV; translated from the coding sequence ATGGAGGTATTAACAAAAGTTGTAGACTCAGTCAATAGTATACTTTGGGATAAGAATATCTTATTAGTCTTACTTGTAGGTACAGGTGTATGGTATACTTTTCAACTAAAATTTGTCCAGATTAGAGGCTTTGGAGAAGGGTTTAGAAGAACATTTGGAGGACTATTTAAAAAAGGTGAAAATGCTGATAAAGAAGGTATGTCTCAATTCCAATCATTAGCTACAGCAATAGCAGCTCAAGTAGGAACTGGAAATTTAGCAGGAGCCGCTACAGCAATAGCAGTTGGTGGTCCTGGAGCTATATTTTGGATGTGGGTTAGTGCATTTTTTGGAATGGCAACAATTTATGCAGAAGCAACAATGGCTCAAAAATACAAAAAAATAGGTGACGATAAATCAGTAACTGGTGGACCAGTTTATTATATAGAAGCTGCATTTAAAGGTAAATTTGGTAAGTTCTTAGCAGGTTCATTTGCAGTATTTATTATCTTAGCATTAGGATTTATGGGAAATGCAGTACAATCAAATTCTATTGCTGCAGCATTTGATACAGCTTTTGGTATAAGTCCTCTTTTAATCGGTATCATATTAGCAGTTTTATCATTTGCGGTATTTTCAGGAGGAATTAGTAGAATAGCTAAAGTTACAGAAACAATAGTTCCAATTATGGCTTTATTTTATATCATAGGTTCTTTAATTGTTATATTATTTAACTTTAGAAATATTCCTTTAGCATTCCAAGAAATATTTGTTGGAGCATTTGCACCTCAATCAATAGCAGGTGGTGTTATTGGGGCTACTATACAAAAAGCTATGAGTAAAGGTGTTGCACGTGGATTGTTCTCTAATGAAGCTGGTATGGGATCTACTCCTCATGCCCATGCTGTAGCAAAAGTTGATCATCCATCAGAACAAGGATTTGTTGCTATGATGGGAGTATTTATAGATACATTTGTTATATTAAATTTAACAGCTTTAGTTATAATTACAACTCGTTCAGTAACTCCAGATGGCTCTCTTATCGGAACTACTCTTACTCAAGCTGGCTTTTCATCAGTATTTGGTAAGTTTGGCGATATATTTATAGCTATATGTATGTTCTTCTTTGCATTTTCTACTATCATTGGGTGGTATTTCTTTGGAGAAGCAAATATAAAATACCTATTTGGTTCAAAAGCAGTTAAAATATATGGAGTTTTTGTATGTGTATGTGTTTTACTAGGCACATTAGGAGAAGTTTCTATCGTATGGACAATGTCAGATATGTTTAATGGACTTATGGTTATACCTAACTTAATTGGATTACTTGCACTTACTGGAATAGTAA
- a CDS encoding cation:dicarboxylate symporter family transporter, whose protein sequence is MGESSFLSQFLMVTDIKTVLFIGVLLGTFFIVKQFEKKKVKFSTRTIYATIIGLLLGVIIQVVAGLPENPENVVWLQEVTKWYGLFGYGFMDLLKMLVVPMVFVSIIRVIINMKEGDNLQALTFRSLGMLLGTTALAAIIGIIVGNVMQLGVGAEVAGIEAPEMREITPLVDTLRGLLPSNPVGAMADGNIVAIIIFATFLGLATNRMKKKYMDTVKPFINLVEAFYKIIVSVAMTVIKFMPYAVVALLANTITARGIASMISVVEFVVALYVATAILFIVHLIIVSINGLNPITYIKNAAEPLLLAFTSRSSLGTLPVTIEALVKNQGVDEGVSSFTASLGANMGMNGCAGIYPALMAITIANMAGVDKDISFYVMLLVVITISSLGIAGLPGTATMAVSVVVSGVGLGSYFPLAGGILAIDPILDMGRTMINVNGATTASIAVGKSLGKLDKEVFNSKNI, encoded by the coding sequence ATGGGAGAAAGTTCGTTTTTATCGCAATTTTTAATGGTAACAGACATTAAAACAGTACTTTTCATAGGGGTTTTATTAGGGACATTTTTTATAGTAAAACAGTTTGAAAAGAAAAAAGTAAAGTTCTCAACAAGAACAATTTATGCAACAATAATAGGACTTTTATTAGGAGTAATAATTCAAGTTGTTGCAGGACTTCCAGAAAATCCAGAAAATGTTGTCTGGTTACAAGAAGTAACTAAATGGTATGGATTATTTGGATATGGATTTATGGACTTATTAAAGATGCTAGTTGTACCTATGGTTTTTGTATCTATAATAAGAGTTATAATCAATATGAAAGAGGGAGACAATCTACAAGCATTAACTTTTAGATCATTAGGGATGTTACTTGGAACAACTGCATTAGCAGCAATTATAGGAATTATAGTAGGAAATGTTATGCAACTTGGAGTTGGAGCTGAAGTAGCTGGAATAGAAGCACCTGAAATGAGAGAAATAACACCACTTGTAGATACTCTAAGAGGTTTATTACCGTCAAATCCAGTAGGAGCTATGGCTGATGGAAACATAGTTGCAATTATTATATTTGCTACATTTTTAGGACTTGCAACAAATAGAATGAAGAAAAAATATATGGATACAGTTAAACCATTTATAAACCTAGTTGAGGCTTTTTATAAAATAATAGTAAGTGTTGCAATGACTGTTATAAAGTTTATGCCATATGCAGTAGTTGCTTTATTAGCAAATACTATTACTGCAAGAGGAATTGCTTCAATGATATCAGTTGTTGAGTTTGTAGTGGCCTTATATGTTGCAACTGCAATATTATTTATAGTTCATTTAATAATAGTAAGTATAAATGGTTTAAATCCAATAACTTACATAAAAAATGCAGCAGAGCCATTATTACTTGCATTTACATCAAGATCAAGTTTAGGTACACTTCCTGTTACTATAGAAGCGCTTGTTAAAAATCAAGGAGTAGATGAGGGAGTATCTAGTTTTACAGCTAGCTTAGGAGCTAACATGGGTATGAATGGATGTGCCGGAATATATCCTGCATTAATGGCTATAACTATAGCAAATATGGCAGGTGTAGATAAAGATATAAGTTTCTATGTTATGTTATTAGTAGTTATAACAATATCTTCTTTAGGTATTGCAGGACTTCCAGGAACTGCAACAATGGCAGTATCTGTAGTTGTATCAGGAGTTGGATTAGGATCATACTTCCCATTAGCAGGAGGAATACTTGCAATAGATCCAATACTTGATATGGGTAGAACTATGATAAATGTAAATGGAGCTACTACTGCATCTATAGCAGTTGGAAAATCGTTAGGCAAACTAGATAAAGAGGTATTTAATTCAAAAAATATATAA
- a CDS encoding tRNA (mnm(5)s(2)U34)-methyltransferase: protein MIKAKYLTKVTDLNKVLLEDVIELGDIVIDATMGNGYDTKYLAEKVGENGLVYSFDVQEEAIKSTRKKLEKSQLIDRVKLILDGHENMDSYITEGVSCVLFNLGYLPRAKHQIITKPDTTIKAIEKSLEVLKPHGLVSIAIYTGHEGGMDEFNAVFEYVKNLDQTKFNVLNCNFVNQINNPPRLVLIEKKKEY from the coding sequence ATGATTAAAGCTAAGTATTTAACTAAAGTAACAGATTTAAATAAAGTTTTATTAGAAGATGTTATAGAATTAGGAGATATTGTTATAGATGCAACAATGGGAAATGGGTATGATACTAAGTATCTTGCTGAAAAAGTAGGAGAAAATGGATTAGTATACAGTTTTGATGTACAAGAAGAAGCTATAAAAAGCACAAGAAAAAAATTAGAGAAATCACAACTTATAGATCGTGTTAAATTAATATTAGATGGACACGAAAATATGGATTCATACATTACAGAAGGCGTAAGTTGTGTTCTTTTTAATTTAGGTTATTTGCCTAGAGCAAAGCATCAAATTATAACAAAACCAGATACAACGATTAAAGCGATTGAAAAGTCGCTAGAAGTTTTAAAACCTCATGGATTAGTAAGTATAGCAATTTATACTGGTCATGAAGGTGGAATGGATGAATTTAATGCAGTATTTGAGTATGTTAAGAATTTAGATCAAACAAAATTTAATGTTTTAAATTGTAATTTTGTAAATCAAATTAATAATCCTCCAAGATTAGTACTAATTGAAAAAAAGAAAGAATATTAA
- a CDS encoding lecithin retinol acyltransferase family protein, whose product MSRAKYGDLIFVDHGLYKHFGIYINDDCVIHYDGKLDDRFLRNMCVRQTGMDRFLAGKDNFKILNLSKNPIPPHEVVNRAKNHLNERNFNLIFNNCEHFAYWCKTGLKKSYQVNFFVSFLLLFLLTNNYFELKNY is encoded by the coding sequence ATGTCTAGAGCTAAATATGGAGATTTAATATTTGTTGATCATGGCTTGTATAAACATTTTGGTATATATATAAACGATGATTGTGTTATACATTATGATGGAAAATTAGATGATAGATTTTTAAGAAATATGTGTGTACGACAAACTGGTATGGATAGATTTTTAGCAGGTAAAGATAATTTTAAAATACTTAACTTATCTAAAAATCCAATTCCTCCACATGAAGTTGTAAATCGTGCTAAAAATCATCTAAATGAAAGAAACTTTAATTTAATATTTAATAATTGTGAGCACTTTGCTTATTGGTGTAAAACAGGTTTAAAAAAATCATATCAAGTAAATTTTTTTGTATCTTTTTTATTATTATTTTTATTAACTAACAATTACTTTGAATTAAAAAACTACTAG
- a CDS encoding YitT family protein has translation MKEKGFRGFIFESIGLVLGCIFMSIGINMFLKPYTIAPGGLSGLSMVIGKVTGLPMSIVMLVIGIPLIVFSVKILGIKNSIKTLIGMSVFSAILSITSYLSNVHVTEDVLLCSISGALCLGIGLGIILKMDASTGGTDLIALMLNKVFPNVPLSKFMVMLDGMVVISAGLASKNLETALYSGVALYIIVKLVDAIVSDFNYSKAFMIISNEPNVLRDGITREVKRGVTFLQGKGGYTNEDKNVLLVVVSKNEEVHLKKVIKNIDPSAFIIVSDVHEVLGEGFKAIA, from the coding sequence ATGAAGGAAAAGGGTTTTAGAGGTTTTATATTTGAGTCTATAGGTCTCGTTTTAGGCTGTATATTTATGAGTATCGGAATAAACATGTTTCTTAAACCATATACTATAGCTCCTGGAGGTCTTAGTGGACTTTCAATGGTAATTGGAAAAGTAACTGGCTTGCCTATGTCAATTGTAATGTTAGTTATAGGTATACCTCTTATAGTTTTTTCAGTAAAAATTTTAGGAATAAAAAATTCAATTAAAACATTAATAGGTATGAGTGTATTTTCTGCTATATTAAGTATCACTTCTTATTTATCTAATGTTCATGTTACTGAAGATGTATTGTTATGTTCTATCTCTGGTGCATTATGCTTAGGAATAGGACTTGGTATTATACTAAAAATGGATGCTTCAACTGGTGGAACTGATTTAATTGCACTTATGTTAAATAAAGTTTTTCCTAATGTACCTTTGTCAAAATTTATGGTCATGTTAGATGGTATGGTTGTTATTTCTGCTGGCTTAGCTAGTAAAAATCTAGAGACTGCTCTTTATTCTGGCGTAGCATTATATATAATAGTTAAATTAGTAGATGCTATAGTATCTGACTTTAACTATTCTAAAGCATTTATGATTATATCAAATGAACCTAATGTTTTAAGAGATGGAATAACTAGAGAAGTAAAAAGAGGTGTAACTTTTTTACAAGGTAAAGGTGGTTATACTAATGAAGACAAAAATGTGTTGCTAGTTGTAGTATCTAAAAATGAGGAAGTTCACCTAAAAAAAGTTATCAAAAATATAGATCCTTCTGCTTTTATAATAGTCAGTGACGTTCATGAAGTTTTAGGCGAAGGATTTAAAGCTATAGCTTAG
- a CDS encoding MarR family winged helix-turn-helix transcriptional regulator, whose amino-acid sequence MKKDGKYIGRYISQIHRKGRIYISKELNDLGIGSGQVMFLLELYRGDGKSQEDLAEALHIDKGTTARAIKKLEEAGFVSRVKDEIDKRANKVYLTNKGKEVQENVFSIMMKWENKIATNLSKEESKHLLNLLNKVCINM is encoded by the coding sequence ATGAAAAAAGATGGCAAATATATTGGAAGATATATATCACAAATTCATAGAAAAGGAAGGATATATATATCTAAAGAACTTAACGATCTAGGTATAGGATCTGGGCAAGTTATGTTTTTGCTAGAACTTTATAGGGGCGATGGAAAAAGTCAAGAAGATCTTGCTGAAGCTTTACATATAGACAAAGGAACTACGGCTAGAGCTATAAAAAAATTAGAAGAAGCAGGATTTGTATCTAGAGTAAAAGATGAAATAGATAAGAGAGCAAATAAAGTATATTTGACAAATAAGGGTAAAGAAGTACAAGAAAATGTATTTTCTATTATGATGAAATGGGAAAATAAAATAGCAACTAATTTAAGTAAAGAAGAAAGTAAACACCTATTAAATCTTCTAAATAAAGTTTGTATAAATATGTAA